From the genome of Streptomyces xanthophaeus:
GGCCCGGCCGGGCGGCTGGTGAGCATCGGCACGGTGCTCACCACGCTGCGTGACGAGTTCCCCGAAGTCACCATCTCGAAGATCCGCTTCCTGGAGGCGGAGGGGCTCGTCGAGCCCCGGCGCACACCTTCGGGATACCGCAAGTTCAGCACGGACGACGTGGAGCGGCTCGCTCGGATCCTGCGTCTGCAGCGTGACCACTACCTGCCGCTGAAGGTCATCCGCGAGCAGCTCGACGCGCTCGCCCGCGGGGAGCAGATCCGCATCCCGGCGCCCACCGCGCACGGGGACTCCGCCGAGCCCGCCGGAGGGACGGCCGTCTACGGCGAAGTGGGGCGGGAACGCCCCACCGTGGCCCGGGTGGGCCGCGCCGAGCTGCTCGCGGCCGCCGGCGTGGACGAGGTGCAGCTGGTCGAGTGGGAGTCGTACGGGCTGCTCGCCGAGGGCACGGACGGCGGATTCGAC
Proteins encoded in this window:
- the ftsR gene encoding transcriptional regulator FtsR, producing MLRTPTGGAPRSGTAGTAGPAGRLVSIGTVLTTLRDEFPEVTISKIRFLEAEGLVEPRRTPSGYRKFSTDDVERLARILRLQRDHYLPLKVIREQLDALARGEQIRIPAPTAHGDSAEPAGGTAVYGEVGRERPTVARVGRAELLAAAGVDEVQLVEWESYGLLAEGTDGGFDAEAVTVARLVADLGRFGLEPRHLRAMKAAADREAGLVEQVVAPLRRHRNPQTRAHAEATLKELAGLSVRLHEALVQTALGVRLP